In a genomic window of Pirellulales bacterium:
- the queG gene encoding tRNA epoxyqueuosine(34) reductase QueG, producing MDRAALTTLLKQEARRLGFDLAGACPAVSPTGINHLHEWLQAGYAGEMQYLAQRSAAYAHPRHVLDGVRSLLVLTMNYRTAEPADVAAGQGRLSRYAWGQDYHDTIHDRLHGLADFLRGVIPTAAVRGVVDSAPLLEREFAQLAGLGWIGKNTLLLNRQSGSWFFLAALLTDVELEYDAPHATDHCGTCTACLDACPTQAFVAPYVLDSRRCISYLTIELRSSVPVELRPGLGDWVFGCDVCQDVCPWNHRAPTTDLIDFQPAAAANPLDLVALFDMSDVDFRARFRGTPLWRAKRRGLLRNAAIVLGNQRHDAALHALIRGLDDDEPLVRGACAWALAQLEQPRAILAVRQRLEIETDANVRTELTAAIQAASTHSTSAFTEPSGPAGA from the coding sequence ATGGATCGCGCGGCGCTGACCACACTTTTGAAGCAGGAAGCACGGCGGCTCGGCTTCGATCTAGCCGGCGCCTGCCCAGCGGTTTCGCCGACGGGCATCAACCACCTGCACGAGTGGCTGCAGGCAGGCTATGCGGGCGAAATGCAATATCTCGCACAGCGTAGCGCTGCCTACGCGCATCCCCGCCACGTGCTAGATGGCGTTCGCAGCCTGCTCGTGCTGACGATGAACTATCGCACCGCCGAGCCGGCGGATGTGGCAGCGGGCCAAGGGCGCTTGTCACGCTATGCCTGGGGGCAGGATTATCACGACACGATTCACGATCGGTTGCACGGGCTGGCCGACTTTCTCCGCGGTGTGATCCCCACGGCGGCCGTGCGTGGCGTCGTGGATTCGGCGCCGCTGTTGGAGCGCGAGTTTGCCCAGCTGGCGGGGCTCGGCTGGATCGGCAAGAACACGCTGCTTTTAAATCGGCAGAGTGGCAGTTGGTTCTTCCTGGCCGCGCTGTTGACCGATGTCGAACTGGAATACGACGCACCGCATGCGACCGATCATTGCGGCACCTGCACGGCCTGTCTGGATGCGTGTCCCACGCAGGCCTTCGTCGCTCCTTACGTGCTGGATAGCCGCCGCTGCATCAGCTACCTGACAATCGAGCTGCGATCGAGCGTCCCAGTAGAACTGCGGCCGGGCTTGGGAGATTGGGTTTTTGGTTGCGATGTCTGCCAGGACGTATGCCCGTGGAATCATCGTGCTCCGACGACCGACCTGATCGACTTTCAGCCGGCCGCCGCGGCGAACCCACTGGACCTTGTCGCACTGTTTGACATGTCGGACGTAGACTTTCGCGCCCGCTTTCGCGGCACTCCGCTGTGGCGAGCGAAGCGGCGTGGCCTGCTGCGCAATGCCGCGATAGTGCTGGGAAACCAGAGACACGACGCGGCATTGCACGCACTTATCCGGGGGCTCGACGACGACGAGCCACTGGTACGTGGCGCGTGTGCCTGGGCGCTGGCACAGCTTGAGCAGCCGCGGGCGATTCTTGCCGTGCGGCAGCGGTTGGAAATAGAAACCGACGCAAACGTACGCACCGAACTGACAGCCGCGATTCAAGCCGCGTCGACGCACTCTACGTCTGCGTTTACCGAACCGTCGGGACCTGCCGGAGCATAG
- a CDS encoding tRNA-dihydrouridine synthase — protein MTSSLPDLQIGHVKIGFPIVQAALSGYSDGAMRHIARQLGATYALCEVVLDRVVLQARRKNRLRFLRIAADDHLVGGQLMGSDPEEFGPAAAQMAAAGYDVIDINFGCPVKKVLGRCRGGFLLSQPETALEIVSRVREHVPPDKPVTVKMRRGIDDSQQSRDRFFEIFDGAFARGVSAITVHGRTVEQRYVGPSRWEFLREVKQHAGMRTVLGSGDLFTAADCLAMMRETGVDGVTVARGAIGNPWIFAQARALSEGLPLPTPPSVHEQREVIRDHYRRAEEIYGPNACGRQMRKFGIKYSQLHPDGKLVRDAFISVSTADEWPLVLERFYAEDRPGNYAPAGPDGSVNADVECVDAA, from the coding sequence ATGACCTCGTCGCTTCCTGATTTACAGATCGGACACGTTAAGATCGGCTTTCCGATCGTCCAAGCGGCATTGTCGGGCTATAGCGACGGCGCGATGCGGCATATTGCCCGCCAGTTGGGCGCCACCTACGCCTTGTGCGAAGTCGTGCTGGATCGGGTGGTTCTGCAAGCCCGCCGCAAGAACCGCCTGCGATTCCTTCGCATTGCCGCCGACGACCATCTGGTGGGCGGGCAGTTGATGGGGAGCGACCCCGAGGAATTCGGCCCCGCGGCGGCACAAATGGCGGCAGCCGGCTACGACGTGATCGATATCAACTTCGGCTGCCCGGTGAAGAAGGTCTTGGGCCGTTGCCGCGGCGGGTTCCTGCTTAGCCAGCCAGAAACGGCGCTCGAAATCGTCTCGCGCGTGCGCGAGCACGTTCCTCCGGATAAGCCGGTGACGGTGAAAATGCGCCGCGGCATTGATGACAGCCAACAGAGCCGCGATCGGTTCTTTGAAATCTTCGATGGGGCCTTTGCCCGCGGCGTTTCGGCGATCACGGTCCACGGGCGAACCGTCGAGCAACGTTACGTGGGCCCAAGCCGCTGGGAATTCCTCCGCGAGGTAAAGCAGCATGCCGGCATGCGCACGGTGTTGGGGAGCGGCGACCTATTCACTGCGGCCGATTGTCTGGCCATGATGCGCGAGACCGGCGTCGATGGCGTGACCGTCGCCCGCGGAGCGATCGGCAACCCTTGGATTTTCGCGCAAGCGCGTGCGCTGTCCGAAGGCCTACCCCTGCCAACCCCGCCCAGCGTACATGAGCAACGGGAAGTGATTCGCGATCACTACCGGCGCGCCGAGGAAATCTATGGGCCCAACGCTTGCGGCCGGCAGATGCGCAAGTTCGGCATCAAATACTCGCAACTCCATCCCGATGGCAAGCTGGTGCGAGACGCGTTCATCTCGGTAAGCACTGCTGACGAATGGCCCCTGGTGCTCGAGCGGTTCTATGCCGAGGACCGGCCGGGTAACTATGCTCCGGCAGGTCCCGACGGTTCGGTAAACGCAGACGTAGAGTGCGTCGACGCGGCTTGA
- the murA gene encoding UDP-N-acetylglucosamine 1-carboxyvinyltransferase, giving the protein MDAFQITGGVPLVGAVDASGAKNAALPIMAAAILADEPVLLDGVPDLLDVATLSRMLRRLGVSVRHQGVQSLRLENKDATLVQADGRLMRRMRASFCVLGPLVARRRQAIVPLPGGCAIGDRPVDLHLRGLAALGADIQVRDGCVVAQARRLTGARIHLSGPWGPTVTGTANVLSAATLARGTTVITGAATEPEIVDLGKFLTRIGARIEGLGTQTIVVEGIEQLGGGGHRVIPDRIEAATLLCAGAITGGQVTVRGVIAEHMTAVLEVLADAGFGVRLHEDSITLTSTTDFRRPIQLTARPYPHVPTDMQSQFTALASLIPGRSQITDQVFPQRFHHVRELARLGAKVRRTAGGAIVTGVSQLEGARVVATDLRASASLVLAGLAAEGMTVVHRIGHLERGYERLDEKLNNLGAQVERLDSRGNEFGSAEKSHQQSLGNRPWRTLDRKARFGPESSHDLVAS; this is encoded by the coding sequence ATGGATGCTTTTCAGATCACAGGTGGCGTGCCGCTCGTCGGTGCCGTCGATGCCAGCGGAGCGAAAAATGCGGCGCTGCCGATCATGGCTGCCGCGATCCTGGCCGACGAACCGGTCTTGCTCGACGGTGTGCCTGACCTCCTCGACGTTGCCACGCTCTCTCGAATGCTGAGGCGCTTGGGTGTTTCCGTGCGTCATCAAGGCGTTCAGTCACTACGGCTCGAAAACAAGGACGCGACGCTCGTGCAGGCCGACGGGCGTTTGATGCGCCGCATGCGGGCCAGCTTTTGTGTTTTGGGGCCGCTCGTGGCGCGACGCCGCCAGGCGATCGTTCCGCTGCCTGGCGGCTGCGCGATCGGCGATCGGCCGGTTGATTTGCACCTGCGCGGACTCGCTGCACTGGGAGCCGACATACAAGTCCGCGACGGATGTGTCGTGGCCCAGGCCCGGCGACTCACTGGCGCGCGGATCCATCTCTCCGGCCCCTGGGGACCAACGGTCACCGGCACGGCTAACGTCCTGAGCGCCGCCACGCTGGCACGCGGTACGACGGTGATTACGGGAGCCGCCACCGAGCCCGAGATCGTCGACCTCGGGAAGTTTTTAACGAGAATCGGTGCCCGTATCGAAGGGTTGGGAACGCAAACGATCGTAGTCGAGGGGATCGAGCAACTTGGCGGAGGCGGGCACCGCGTGATACCCGATCGTATCGAAGCAGCCACACTGCTCTGTGCTGGCGCGATCACTGGCGGCCAGGTCACCGTTCGCGGCGTCATTGCCGAGCATATGACCGCCGTGCTCGAAGTGTTGGCCGACGCTGGTTTCGGCGTGCGCCTGCACGAAGACTCCATCACTCTGACTTCCACCACCGACTTTCGCCGACCGATTCAATTGACGGCGCGCCCTTATCCGCATGTGCCGACCGACATGCAGTCGCAATTTACGGCGCTCGCGAGCTTGATCCCCGGGCGTAGTCAGATCACAGACCAGGTTTTTCCCCAGCGATTTCACCACGTTCGTGAGCTTGCCCGCTTGGGAGCGAAAGTCCGACGTACTGCCGGCGGCGCAATCGTGACTGGCGTATCGCAACTGGAGGGCGCTCGCGTCGTAGCAACAGATCTGCGGGCGAGCGCCTCACTGGTTTTGGCGGGTTTGGCGGCCGAGGGAATGACAGTCGTCCATAGAATTGGCCATCTCGAACGCGGTTACGAGCGGTTGGATGAGAAGCTGAATAACTTGGGGGCGCAGGTTGAGCGATTGGACTCCCGAGGCAACGAATTCGGGAGCGCGGAGAAATCGCATCAACAGAGCCTGGGGAACCGGCCGTGGCGGACCCTTGACCGCAAGGCCCGCTTCGGCCCAGAATCGAGCCATGACCTCGTCGCTTCCTGA
- the prmC gene encoding peptide chain release factor N(5)-glutamine methyltransferase, whose product MPDADPWTIGRLLAWTTQFLKDRGADSPRLDAEILLAEARHCRRIELYTSFDEVPQDAIRTRFRELVRERAEGKPVAYLVGRREFYSLPFRVTQDVLIPRPETELLVVRLLDLMANRDSATDDSMAAQPTPPAEVERPEKAPQLRVADVGTGSGIIAICAVQRIKTCRVTAIDLSPAALAVARDNAAQHGVADRVDFVEGDLLASLPAATKFDFIVSNPPYVSESEWAELARDVRDFEPRTALVAGPRGTEIIQRLISQAAERLIPGGWLLTEISPMIEADVRQLLENDTHFDQISTIKDLAGLARVVQARRK is encoded by the coding sequence ATGCCAGACGCCGACCCGTGGACAATCGGCCGACTGCTTGCCTGGACAACGCAGTTCCTCAAGGATCGCGGCGCCGACAGCCCTCGCTTGGACGCCGAGATATTGCTGGCCGAAGCACGGCATTGCCGCCGGATCGAGCTCTATACGTCATTCGACGAAGTTCCGCAGGATGCTATTCGCACGCGGTTCCGTGAACTGGTGCGCGAGCGCGCCGAAGGAAAGCCGGTGGCCTACCTGGTGGGCCGTAGGGAGTTCTATTCGCTCCCCTTTCGCGTTACGCAGGACGTACTGATTCCGCGCCCCGAGACCGAGCTGCTCGTCGTCAGGCTGCTGGACTTGATGGCCAACCGCGACAGCGCAACCGACGATTCCATGGCAGCACAGCCGACTCCGCCCGCGGAAGTCGAGAGGCCGGAGAAAGCGCCGCAGTTGCGGGTGGCCGATGTTGGTACCGGCAGCGGCATCATCGCGATCTGTGCAGTCCAGCGCATTAAAACGTGCCGTGTGACCGCGATCGATCTTAGCCCGGCGGCGCTGGCCGTCGCGCGCGACAACGCGGCACAACACGGCGTGGCCGACCGCGTCGACTTTGTCGAAGGGGATTTGCTAGCGTCATTGCCAGCCGCGACGAAGTTCGATTTCATTGTCAGCAATCCCCCCTACGTTTCGGAGAGCGAATGGGCGGAGCTAGCACGCGACGTGCGCGATTTCGAGCCACGCACGGCGCTAGTTGCCGGTCCGCGCGGCACCGAAATCATTCAGCGTTTAATTTCCCAGGCGGCCGAGCGACTGATTCCGGGCGGATGGCTCTTGACCGAGATCAGCCCTATGATCGAAGCTGACGTGCGGCAACTGCTGGAGAATGACACGCATTTCGACCAGATATCCACGATCAAAGATCTGGCCGGTCTGGCCCGCGTCGTCCAGGCACGCCGTAAATAA
- the prfA gene encoding peptide chain release factor 1, whose product MRDQLDQTLTRFETLEKQLLDPEVQANGAKMAAVYREHGSLAKLATKYRRFKELNAQISETREMIAGPDLEMRELAEAELPELIAQREVFWNELLDMTIGGEDANRTRCVMEIRAGTGGDEAGLFARDLYDMYKHYADSKGWKIEILDMNPTELGGFKQLILGISGEGVYREMQYESGVHRVQRVPETEAKGRIQTSTATVAVMPEPEDVEIDIKPDDYRKDLFCASGPGGQHVNKTASAVRLTHYETNIVVSCQDEKSQHKNLAKALRVLKTRVYEMKRKAEDEKRASERKSMVGTGARSEKIRTYNFPENRLTDHRIGLTLYQLSNIMAGDLIPVTEALIDHDRQSQRSSMGTVE is encoded by the coding sequence ATGAGGGATCAACTAGATCAAACGCTGACGCGTTTCGAGACGCTGGAAAAACAGTTGCTCGATCCCGAGGTGCAGGCCAACGGGGCCAAGATGGCCGCGGTGTACCGCGAGCACGGGTCGCTGGCCAAGCTGGCCACCAAGTATCGCCGCTTCAAAGAGCTAAACGCCCAAATCTCTGAAACACGCGAGATGATCGCCGGGCCGGACCTTGAGATGCGCGAGCTGGCCGAGGCCGAACTCCCCGAGCTGATCGCACAGCGCGAAGTCTTTTGGAACGAGCTGCTGGACATGACCATCGGCGGCGAGGACGCCAATCGCACCCGCTGCGTCATGGAAATTCGCGCCGGCACCGGCGGCGACGAAGCCGGTCTCTTCGCCCGCGACCTGTACGACATGTACAAACATTACGCCGACAGCAAGGGCTGGAAGATCGAAATCCTGGACATGAACCCCACCGAGCTCGGCGGCTTCAAGCAGCTCATCCTGGGCATCTCGGGCGAAGGTGTCTATCGCGAGATGCAATATGAAAGTGGCGTGCACCGTGTGCAGCGCGTCCCGGAGACCGAAGCCAAAGGACGCATCCAGACTTCGACGGCCACCGTGGCCGTCATGCCGGAGCCGGAAGACGTCGAAATCGACATCAAGCCTGACGACTATCGCAAGGATCTGTTTTGCGCAAGTGGGCCGGGCGGGCAGCACGTCAACAAGACGGCCTCGGCCGTGCGGCTGACGCACTACGAGACGAACATCGTCGTCAGTTGCCAGGACGAGAAAAGCCAGCACAAGAACCTGGCGAAAGCCCTACGCGTGCTCAAGACACGCGTCTACGAAATGAAGCGCAAAGCCGAAGACGAAAAGCGGGCTAGCGAGCGCAAGAGCATGGTGGGGACCGGTGCTCGAAGCGAAAAAATTCGCACGTACAACTTTCCGGAAAACCGGCTGACAGACCACCGCATCGGACTGACGCTTTATCAGCTGTCGAATATTATGGCCGGCGATCTGATTCCGGTAACCGAAGCTCTTATCGACCACGACCGGCAGTCGCAACGTTCGTCGATGGGAACGGTAGAGTGA
- the rpmE gene encoding 50S ribosomal protein L31, whose product MKKGIHPKYGETHVKCGCGNTFETRSTQPELKVDICSACHPFFTGKLKYVDAAGRIEKFKSKFAGTGYASVERGKKGGKAAKAQAAET is encoded by the coding sequence ATGAAAAAGGGCATCCATCCCAAGTATGGCGAGACACACGTTAAGTGTGGCTGTGGCAATACTTTTGAGACCCGTAGCACGCAGCCGGAATTGAAGGTCGATATTTGCAGCGCTTGCCATCCGTTCTTCACGGGCAAGCTCAAATATGTGGATGCGGCGGGTCGCATCGAGAAATTCAAGAGCAAGTTCGCCGGTACCGGCTACGCCAGTGTTGAACGCGGTAAGAAGGGCGGCAAGGCAGCCAAGGCCCAAGCTGCCGAGACCTAG
- a CDS encoding tetratricopeptide repeat protein gives MRLTREVMQQLAPPNAPGSVGEPATVGPVRARSVWGSGVIVMAIAVFVLVGCQDTNSTRRSQQRNSATARTEMNEENLRYAFSVLRTTEEFQTADALKTVVDRLNQWIKHNPATDEWHADPLVETLPEELRGLPPLQSLGALSFPLSDGADLQLVVWLNEIANRARGADSQPIAIAQGLFDWVVRNIQIERDTAAVVPYLARDTLILGRGTAIDRAWLFVLLGRQQGLEIVMLALPGNEPGEALRPWLPAVLVDGELYLFDTRLGMPLPGPDGKPVATLKDLLADEKLLRNLDVDEQRIYPVKGADLEHVTALIEGSPMYISRRMQLVGADLPGKESLVLTVQPSRLAERVKAHPHIDTVNLWPLPYQRIDGLMKADRETQQKAQLDFAQFQQPTPILWQARVLHLVGTLDGDKGANAQYQAARPPDADLKTYRAKAPEKDRERVEANLVQIRAAKQTASYWLGLVAYERGNYGAAIDYLRTRTLEAFPDGPWTAGARYNLARAYEAQGQTEEAIRYYRADLSAQRNGNLLRARRLEESSKPSEAAQPTAD, from the coding sequence GTGCGACTTACCCGTGAGGTGATGCAGCAATTAGCGCCGCCGAATGCGCCTGGCAGCGTAGGCGAGCCTGCGACAGTGGGGCCGGTTCGCGCGCGGTCTGTTTGGGGTTCAGGCGTCATTGTCATGGCCATCGCGGTGTTCGTGCTCGTGGGTTGCCAGGACACCAACAGCACTCGCCGTTCGCAACAACGCAATTCGGCGACGGCCCGCACCGAGATGAACGAGGAGAATCTTCGTTACGCGTTCTCGGTGCTGCGAACGACGGAAGAATTTCAGACGGCGGACGCCCTGAAGACCGTCGTCGATCGCCTCAATCAATGGATCAAGCACAATCCAGCGACTGACGAATGGCACGCTGATCCGCTGGTCGAAACATTGCCCGAAGAATTGCGCGGCCTGCCTCCATTGCAAAGTCTCGGCGCATTGAGTTTCCCGCTAAGCGACGGCGCCGATCTGCAACTGGTCGTTTGGCTGAATGAAATCGCCAACCGCGCGCGGGGTGCCGACAGCCAACCCATTGCCATCGCCCAAGGGCTGTTCGACTGGGTTGTACGCAATATCCAGATCGAGCGCGATACCGCCGCGGTGGTGCCTTATCTGGCACGCGATACTCTGATCCTGGGACGCGGCACGGCCATTGATCGGGCCTGGCTGTTCGTTCTGCTGGGACGCCAGCAGGGGCTCGAAATCGTCATGCTTGCGTTACCGGGGAACGAACCCGGCGAAGCGCTACGCCCTTGGCTGCCGGCCGTGCTGGTCGACGGCGAGTTGTATTTGTTCGACACTCGCCTGGGAATGCCCCTACCGGGACCCGACGGCAAGCCTGTGGCGACCCTTAAAGATCTGCTGGCCGATGAGAAGTTGCTGCGCAACCTGGACGTCGACGAGCAGCGCATCTACCCGGTCAAAGGCGCGGATTTAGAGCACGTAACGGCGCTGATCGAGGGTTCGCCCATGTACATCTCGCGTCGCATGCAATTGGTCGGCGCCGACCTGCCCGGCAAAGAATCTCTGGTGCTGACCGTTCAACCGTCGAGACTTGCCGAACGGGTCAAAGCCCATCCGCATATTGATACTGTCAATTTGTGGCCGCTCCCTTACCAACGGATCGATGGGCTGATGAAGGCCGATCGAGAGACTCAGCAAAAGGCTCAACTCGACTTTGCCCAATTCCAACAGCCCACGCCAATTTTATGGCAGGCTCGGGTGTTGCACCTGGTGGGTACATTGGACGGCGACAAGGGAGCCAATGCCCAGTATCAGGCCGCGCGACCGCCAGACGCCGACCTGAAAACCTATCGCGCCAAGGCGCCAGAAAAGGATCGCGAGCGCGTGGAGGCCAACCTGGTGCAGATACGTGCGGCCAAACAAACCGCCAGTTACTGGCTAGGCCTAGTGGCCTACGAGCGCGGCAACTATGGCGCGGCCATCGACTATCTGCGGACGCGCACCCTGGAAGCCTTCCCTGACGGTCCCTGGACGGCTGGCGCCCGTTACAACCTGGCCCGCGCCTACGAGGCACAGGGGCAGACCGAGGAGGCGATCCGTTATTATCGGGCCGACCTGTCCGCGCAGCGCAATGGCAATTTGCTGCGGGCCCGTCGCCTGGAAGAGTCCAGCAAGCCGTCTGAGGCGGCCCAGCCTACGGCCGATTAA
- the kdsA gene encoding 3-deoxy-8-phosphooctulonate synthase, whose product MPANPARIGPYLCGQGQPLLLIAGPCVIENEELTVSIAERLARLGRELPVQVVFKASFDKANRTSGDAFRGLGLEGGLAVLSRVKQATGLPVTTDIHESWQAAPVGQVCDLLQIPAFLARQTDLLMAAAQTGRAVNVKKGQFMAPWDMRHVISKLEQAGCKDILLCERGTFFGYGRLVNDMRSIPQMRALGTPIIFDATHSVQEPGGLGTATGGNRAMVEPVARAATAIGVDGLFFETHPQPDTSPSDGPNMVPLDEFPALIDRILAIRAVVEKF is encoded by the coding sequence GTGCCAGCCAACCCCGCCCGGATCGGGCCCTATTTGTGCGGCCAGGGCCAACCGCTGCTGCTAATTGCCGGGCCCTGCGTCATTGAAAATGAAGAGCTGACGGTCAGCATTGCCGAGCGGCTCGCTCGACTCGGCCGCGAGTTGCCTGTGCAGGTGGTCTTCAAAGCCTCGTTCGACAAGGCGAATCGCACCAGCGGCGATGCGTTCCGCGGCCTGGGGTTAGAGGGGGGCCTGGCCGTGCTCTCCCGCGTCAAGCAGGCGACCGGCCTGCCGGTGACGACCGATATTCACGAATCGTGGCAGGCCGCGCCGGTGGGCCAGGTTTGCGACCTACTACAGATTCCCGCGTTCCTCGCCCGCCAGACCGACCTGCTGATGGCCGCGGCCCAGACGGGCCGCGCGGTGAACGTGAAGAAGGGACAGTTCATGGCGCCGTGGGACATGCGCCATGTGATCTCGAAGCTGGAGCAGGCCGGCTGCAAGGACATCCTGCTCTGCGAGCGCGGGACGTTCTTCGGCTACGGCCGATTGGTGAACGACATGCGATCAATCCCACAGATGCGGGCCTTGGGCACGCCCATTATTTTCGACGCCACGCACAGTGTTCAGGAGCCCGGCGGGCTCGGTACGGCAACGGGCGGAAACCGGGCCATGGTCGAGCCCGTGGCCCGGGCGGCAACCGCGATTGGTGTCGATGGCTTATTCTTTGAAACCCATCCCCAGCCGGATACATCCCCCAGCGACGGCCCTAATATGGTGCCGCTCGACGAGTTTCCGGCACTGATCGACCGCATCCTTGCGATCCGTGCGGTCGTGGAGAAATTCTAG